AACAGGTGAGATGTAAGGGCCGACAAGGTGTGCGTCTGTGCAGGGGTCAGGCGGCGTACAGACTGCTCACACCCCAGAGGTCACAGGTTCAAATCCTGTCCCTGATACTCCAAGACGAAGGCCCGGACCATACGGTCCGGGCCTGGCCGGAAGCGCCTCCACCCTGCTCTCCGCCGGCCTCCTGATCGTTCTCGCCGTGGTCCTGCACCACGTGTCCGGCTCGCCGCCCGCGGAATCAGACGTTGACGGCGACCGTCTCGTCAGGGTGGTCCTGCGCGTAGCGCGGTCCAGCCTGCCCCTGACGAAGCCGGCCGCGGAGCACCACGAGCCACCAGACCACGGCGAGGCCGAGTATGCCTGCGAGCACGAATCCGTTACCGGCGAAGGCAGGGAGGAACAGAAGCGCCGCCTCGACGACGCCGAACACGATCAGGCTCATGACGAGCACCGGGGTTCGAGCTCGGCCGAGATCGAACGTCCCCCGCTCGGGCTCCGGGATCCGGCCCCGTTTGGCGGCGATGAGCAGACCGACCGTCTGGAGAAGGTACGTCGTGAAGAAAGCGAGTGTCGCGATGCCGAGGAAGTAGTTGAACGCCTGCTCGTTGACCAGTGCGGACAGGAGCATCAGAACAGACACGGCCCCGAGGGACAGCACTGCGGTCGCCGGCGTCTTACGAGCAGGGGACACGCGTCGGAGCGCTCGGGAGAACGGCATCATGTTGTCGCGCGAGAGGGAGTACAGCAGCCGCGTACCGACGAGGACGTTCGCCAGCAGACAGACCAGAATGTTGGTAAGAGCGATGGCGACGACGATCCGTGAGGCGACCGGGCCGACCTGTTGGGTGATGATCTCCTCGATGGGAGCTGCGGAGTCGGTGAGTGTGGACGCATCCTTGATCGCGAGAACGTAGACGAGATACATCAAGAACTCGATCACGCACGACGTCGCGAACGCATAGAACATCGTTCGCGGGATCACCCGGCGGGCGCCCTTGGTCTCTTCGGCGACGTCGGCCACCGCCTCGACGCCGACGAGGCCGAAGAACGGACCGAGGGAGGCAGCCAGCCACGCGAGCAGATAAGGCCCATCTCCGGCCGATGTGCCGTCGAAGAGCGAGCTGAGCGGCTGTGAGTTTCCCGGGACCACGAACGCGACGACGGCAACGACAAGGGTGACCCCCACGGTGACGACCAGCTCCAGGGCGACGCCGATGTTGTTGATGAACGTAGCCAGCCGAACGCGGTAGGCATTGATGAGTACGCAGGTGGTCACGACGAAGATCGCGATGAGGATCTGCTTCGGCTGGGTGAGCTGCCAACCCAGGACGCTGCCCAGATATCCGGCGAAGATGTAGCCGAGGCTGGTCATCCCGCTCACCCAGCCGACGAGCGCCGCAGAGCCGGTGAACCACCCGTAGCTCGATCCATTGAGCCGGCTCGTCCATTGGTAGGCGTAGCCCGCCAGCGGGATCTTGGCAGCCAGGTCAGCTGCGATCAGCGTCCAGAGGAGAAACACCGGGATCGCCAGGAAAAGCGTCCAGATGAAGGGCGAGCCCGCGTTGAGGTAGCCAGCGCCGAAGCCGGTGAACACGGCGGTGGTGGCGCTGATCGTCGAGAATCCGATCGCGAAGGACGCGATCTTGCCGACGGAACGATCGAGCTTCTGGTCGTACCCGAACTCGGCCAGACGTGCGTCTTCGTCTTCACCCACCACACGTGGTGGCGGGGCCAGGCGAGATGGTTCTTGGTCGCTCATGACACGATCTCCCTTGCTGACTATCTCGGCGCGGCGCCGAAGGTTGCCAAGCAGTGAACCGCCGA
The sequence above is drawn from the Nocardioides albertanoniae genome and encodes:
- a CDS encoding APC family permease: MSDQEPSRLAPPPRVVGEDEDARLAEFGYDQKLDRSVGKIASFAIGFSTISATTAVFTGFGAGYLNAGSPFIWTLFLAIPVFLLWTLIAADLAAKIPLAGYAYQWTSRLNGSSYGWFTGSAALVGWVSGMTSLGYIFAGYLGSVLGWQLTQPKQILIAIFVVTTCVLINAYRVRLATFINNIGVALELVVTVGVTLVVAVVAFVVPGNSQPLSSLFDGTSAGDGPYLLAWLAASLGPFFGLVGVEAVADVAEETKGARRVIPRTMFYAFATSCVIEFLMYLVYVLAIKDASTLTDSAAPIEEIITQQVGPVASRIVVAIALTNILVCLLANVLVGTRLLYSLSRDNMMPFSRALRRVSPARKTPATAVLSLGAVSVLMLLSALVNEQAFNYFLGIATLAFFTTYLLQTVGLLIAAKRGRIPEPERGTFDLGRARTPVLVMSLIVFGVVEAALLFLPAFAGNGFVLAGILGLAVVWWLVVLRGRLRQGQAGPRYAQDHPDETVAVNV